From the Paludisphaera mucosa genome, one window contains:
- a CDS encoding alkaline phosphatase family protein, which produces MSAQPVVVVNAVGLTRRLLAHAPRLKALAEAGWVRSLEEVAPAVTCTAQASLLTGRPPQEHGIVANGWLFRDTREVRFWQQSSALVQAETIETTLRRRARERGASFRIAKLFWWFNQGADVDLSVTPKPYYGADGNKVFGIAGTPDGLCERLESSLGRFPFHTFWGPSAGLPCTDWIARAAADVLARDRPDLTFVYLPHLDYEPQRRGPSGCDMPKLVRELDDAAAPLLDRAEAEGARVWVVSEYGHCDVSRPVLLNRILRRAGLLSVRPGPFGETIDAFGSRALAVCDHQLAHIYVPRPEDVSLVRETLAAEPGVARTFAAAERAEIGLDHERSGEVVALSDPDAWFAYPYWLDDALAPDFARTIDIHRKPGFDPCEMFFDPALFWPKGRAIRRLIQKKLGFRTLFDVIPLDPSLVRGSHGLPAADPLDKPLLIADGPPPADGLLKTTDFRNLLAGAFAQDGS; this is translated from the coding sequence ATGTCCGCACAGCCCGTCGTCGTCGTCAACGCCGTGGGACTGACCCGGCGTCTGCTCGCCCACGCCCCACGGCTCAAGGCCCTGGCCGAGGCCGGCTGGGTCCGTTCGCTGGAGGAGGTCGCCCCCGCCGTCACCTGCACGGCGCAGGCCAGCCTGCTGACCGGCAGGCCGCCGCAGGAGCACGGGATCGTCGCCAACGGCTGGCTCTTCCGCGACACCCGCGAGGTCCGATTCTGGCAGCAGTCGAGCGCCCTGGTCCAGGCCGAAACGATCGAGACGACGCTCCGCCGCCGCGCCCGCGAGCGCGGGGCGTCCTTCCGCATCGCCAAGCTCTTCTGGTGGTTCAACCAGGGGGCCGACGTCGACCTGAGCGTCACGCCCAAGCCCTACTACGGGGCCGACGGCAACAAGGTTTTCGGCATCGCCGGCACGCCCGACGGGCTCTGCGAACGCCTGGAGTCGAGCCTCGGCCGATTCCCGTTCCATACGTTCTGGGGCCCGAGCGCAGGCCTCCCCTGCACCGACTGGATCGCCCGCGCCGCCGCCGACGTGCTCGCCCGCGACAGGCCCGACCTGACGTTCGTCTACCTGCCGCACCTCGACTACGAACCCCAGCGCCGCGGACCCTCGGGCTGCGACATGCCGAAGCTCGTCCGCGAACTCGACGACGCTGCGGCCCCCCTGCTCGACCGGGCCGAGGCCGAAGGGGCCCGCGTCTGGGTCGTCAGCGAATACGGCCACTGCGACGTGAGCCGTCCGGTCCTCCTGAATCGGATCCTGCGGCGGGCGGGCCTGCTCAGCGTCCGCCCCGGGCCGTTCGGCGAGACGATCGACGCCTTCGGCAGCCGTGCGCTGGCCGTCTGCGACCACCAGCTCGCCCACATCTATGTGCCCCGTCCCGAGGACGTGTCCCTCGTCCGCGAGACGCTCGCCGCCGAGCCGGGCGTGGCGCGGACGTTCGCCGCCGCGGAGCGAGCCGAGATCGGGCTCGACCACGAGCGTTCGGGCGAGGTCGTCGCGCTCTCGGATCCCGACGCCTGGTTCGCCTACCCCTACTGGCTCGACGACGCGCTCGCCCCCGACTTCGCGCGCACGATCGACATCCACCGCAAGCCGGGCTTCGACCCCTGCGAGATGTTCTTCGACCCCGCCCTGTTCTGGCCCAAGGGCCGCGCGATCCGCCGCCTGATCCAGAAGAAGCTGGGCTTCCGCACCCTCTTCGACGTCATCCCGCTCGACCCGTCCCTCGTCCGCGGCAGCCACGGCCTCCCCGCCGCCGACCCGCTCGACAAGCCGCTCCTGATCGCCGACGGCCCGCCGCCGGCCGATGGGCTCCTCAAGACGACCGACTTCCGGAACCTACTCGCCGGCGCCTTCGCCCAGGACGGATCATGA
- a CDS encoding sulfatase family protein: protein MKSIGPFMMMFASVLPIATARADRARDDRPNVVLIFCDDLGYGDLGCFGATKYRTPNLDRMAREGARFTDFYVSSAVCSASRSALLTGAYHERVGIRGALGPKTKQGLSHDETTMAEMFRSAGYATGMAGKWHLGCRPSQAPTHHGFDEFLGLPYSGDMWPHHPERPKDYPPLPLIEGDRPTIADVTPEVQKSLTTRFAGRAVDFIRTNKDRPFFFYLAPNMPHVPLFVRDENVGESGAGMYGDVIREIDEALGAILETLRVEGLDERTLVVFTSDNGPWLSYGDHGGSSGPLREGKGTSYEGGVRVPFVARWPGKVPAGLVQRQPAATIDLLPTFAALAGAKPPALPIDGLDVRPLLFGAPDARSPHEALFFYYADGQLQAMRSGPWKLLFPHTTRTMNGQAPGVGGVPGKYRELPVGLELYDLDRDLGETRNLSTERPEVVERLQGLADAMRGRLGDSLARRAGTEIRAAGTAAD from the coding sequence ATGAAATCCATCGGCCCCTTCATGATGATGTTCGCGTCCGTGCTGCCGATCGCGACGGCCCGGGCCGACCGCGCCCGGGACGACCGGCCGAACGTCGTCCTGATCTTCTGCGACGACCTGGGCTACGGCGACCTCGGCTGCTTCGGGGCGACGAAATATCGGACGCCGAACCTCGATCGGATGGCGCGTGAGGGCGCGCGTTTCACCGACTTCTACGTGTCGAGCGCGGTCTGCTCGGCCTCGCGCTCGGCGCTGCTGACGGGGGCCTATCACGAGCGCGTGGGCATCCGGGGGGCGCTCGGGCCGAAGACGAAGCAGGGGCTCTCGCACGACGAGACGACGATGGCCGAGATGTTCCGATCCGCCGGCTACGCCACGGGCATGGCCGGCAAGTGGCACCTGGGCTGCCGGCCCTCGCAGGCCCCGACGCACCACGGGTTCGACGAGTTCCTCGGCCTGCCGTACTCGGGCGACATGTGGCCTCACCACCCCGAGCGGCCCAAGGATTACCCGCCGCTGCCGCTCATCGAGGGCGACCGGCCGACGATCGCCGACGTCACGCCCGAGGTCCAGAAGTCGCTGACGACCCGGTTCGCCGGCCGCGCGGTCGACTTCATCAGGACGAACAAGGACCGGCCGTTCTTCTTCTACCTCGCGCCCAACATGCCCCACGTCCCGCTCTTCGTCCGCGACGAGAACGTAGGCGAGAGCGGTGCGGGGATGTACGGCGACGTGATCCGCGAGATCGACGAAGCCTTGGGCGCGATCCTGGAGACCCTCCGGGTCGAGGGCCTCGACGAGCGGACGCTGGTCGTCTTCACCTCCGACAACGGCCCCTGGCTGAGCTACGGCGACCACGGCGGCTCGTCCGGCCCGCTGCGCGAGGGCAAGGGGACGAGCTACGAGGGGGGCGTCCGCGTGCCGTTCGTGGCCCGATGGCCGGGCAAGGTCCCCGCGGGGCTCGTCCAACGCCAGCCGGCCGCGACGATCGACCTGCTCCCCACCTTCGCCGCGCTCGCCGGCGCGAAACCGCCCGCCCTGCCGATCGACGGCCTCGACGTCCGCCCGCTTTTGTTCGGCGCCCCCGACGCACGCAGCCCCCACGAGGCCCTCTTCTTCTACTACGCCGACGGCCAGTTGCAGGCCATGCGTTCCGGCCCCTGGAAGCTGCTCTTCCCCCACACGACGAGGACCATGAACGGCCAGGCCCCCGGCGTCGGCGGCGTCCCCGGCAAGTATCGCGAGCTTCCCGTCGGCCTGGAGCTGTACGACCTCGACCGGGACCTCGGCGAGACGCGCAACCTATCGACCGAACGTCCCGAGGTCGTCGAGCGGCTCCAGGGCCTGGCCGACGCGATGCGCGGCCGGCTCGGCGACAGCCTCGCCCGGCGCGCCGGGACCGAGATCCGTGCCGCCGGCACGGCCGCCGATTGA
- a CDS encoding cytochrome c biogenesis protein ResB — protein sequence MATATKKSSGPPPATPGAKASFGGRALAAIDEVYKFLASLKLAVISISSLAASLAFATWFESTYGTKAAQAFVYKSAGFSILLAFLAINIFCAASIRFPWKKRQTGFVVTHAGLLILILGSYVHFRSGDEGMVGMLEGETRSEMLRTDAPMFRLREVDPHNQETTASFAMPFDESGPFPWGGGQPRIRNIFDLALNRLTGGRYPIVRDEADVLSKPADPFKLVVKRYLPASTPDTLHEADPSGQPMARLLLQFKAPGMPESRLANADESDQWFKLDRRFYRTARSDGMPALVSFASVDRADYVDDFLKPPLDKSTTGVARFRYTGRDGKPRVFDFVLDTPADKKVPLPDSDLTVSLQKLAHFPTGEAGLAKVVGEESIPIAVFDVGKGEGSVVEHVAMGAMPMFPNVIPRPAVDGGKPPEALAAVHLMIPPDLDPKTSGRFGQVDVLAGPDQKLYYRVFGRAKDGKPELRTSGPIAPGKWVDAFGGGAAAMSINFQVADYLPAGVEKRIFRPLFLQGNQMDEAVPACLVELTVDGKTEEVWIQRSESLEAPTFRPVPVGSRPFEIAYDVDRKPLGFDLKLEDFEVGFEPGTEQATKFVSQVKVEDPAQGVKGREHTISMNEPMTHRGYTFYQMRYSPIVDPRTQQRTGQFQSVFQVGSNPGRPIIYAGSLLVVLGTFLQFYMRAGLFTDGGRREREQAAKKAGLPTPVEPAGPAKAEEDIL from the coding sequence ATGGCGACGGCCACCAAGAAGTCATCCGGCCCCCCTCCCGCGACGCCCGGCGCGAAGGCGTCGTTCGGCGGCCGGGCCCTGGCGGCGATCGACGAGGTTTACAAGTTCCTCGCGTCGCTCAAGCTGGCCGTGATCTCGATCTCCAGCCTGGCCGCCTCGCTCGCCTTCGCCACCTGGTTCGAGTCGACTTACGGCACCAAGGCCGCCCAGGCCTTCGTCTACAAGAGCGCCGGGTTCTCGATCCTGCTGGCCTTCCTGGCGATCAACATCTTCTGCGCGGCGTCGATCCGGTTCCCCTGGAAGAAGCGGCAGACCGGCTTCGTGGTCACGCACGCCGGGCTGCTCATCCTGATCCTAGGCTCGTACGTCCACTTCCGGTCGGGCGACGAGGGGATGGTGGGGATGCTGGAGGGCGAGACCCGCAGCGAGATGCTCCGGACCGACGCCCCGATGTTCCGCCTCCGCGAGGTCGACCCCCACAACCAGGAAACCACGGCGTCGTTCGCGATGCCGTTCGACGAGAGCGGCCCCTTCCCCTGGGGCGGCGGCCAGCCCCGGATCCGCAACATCTTCGACCTGGCGCTCAACCGCCTGACCGGCGGCCGGTACCCGATCGTCCGCGACGAGGCCGACGTCCTGAGCAAGCCGGCCGACCCGTTCAAGCTGGTCGTCAAGCGCTACTTGCCCGCCTCCACCCCGGACACGCTCCACGAGGCCGACCCCTCGGGCCAGCCGATGGCCCGGCTGCTGCTCCAGTTCAAGGCCCCCGGCATGCCCGAGTCCCGGCTGGCCAACGCCGATGAATCCGACCAGTGGTTCAAGCTCGACCGCCGCTTCTACCGGACGGCCCGCAGCGACGGCATGCCGGCGCTCGTGTCGTTCGCCTCGGTCGACCGCGCCGACTACGTCGACGACTTCCTCAAGCCGCCGCTGGACAAGAGCACGACGGGCGTCGCCCGCTTCCGGTACACGGGCCGGGACGGCAAGCCCCGCGTCTTCGACTTCGTCCTCGACACGCCGGCCGACAAGAAGGTGCCGCTGCCCGACAGCGACCTGACCGTCTCGCTCCAGAAGCTCGCCCATTTCCCGACCGGCGAGGCGGGCCTGGCGAAGGTGGTGGGCGAGGAGTCGATCCCGATCGCCGTGTTCGACGTCGGCAAGGGCGAGGGCTCCGTGGTCGAGCACGTGGCGATGGGCGCGATGCCGATGTTCCCCAACGTCATCCCCCGGCCGGCGGTCGACGGCGGCAAGCCCCCCGAGGCCCTGGCCGCCGTCCACCTGATGATCCCGCCCGACCTCGACCCCAAGACCAGCGGCCGGTTCGGCCAGGTCGACGTCCTGGCCGGGCCCGACCAGAAGCTGTATTACCGCGTCTTCGGCCGCGCCAAGGACGGCAAGCCCGAGCTGCGGACGTCGGGGCCGATCGCCCCGGGCAAGTGGGTCGACGCTTTCGGCGGCGGGGCCGCCGCGATGTCGATCAACTTCCAGGTCGCCGACTACCTGCCGGCGGGCGTCGAGAAGCGGATCTTCCGGCCCCTGTTCCTTCAGGGCAACCAGATGGACGAGGCCGTCCCCGCCTGCCTCGTCGAGCTGACCGTCGACGGGAAGACCGAGGAGGTCTGGATCCAGCGCAGCGAGTCGCTCGAAGCCCCGACCTTCCGCCCGGTCCCGGTCGGCTCGCGGCCGTTCGAGATCGCCTACGACGTCGACCGCAAGCCGCTGGGCTTCGACCTGAAGCTCGAGGACTTCGAGGTCGGCTTCGAGCCCGGCACCGAGCAGGCGACCAAGTTCGTCAGCCAGGTCAAGGTCGAGGACCCCGCCCAGGGGGTCAAGGGCCGCGAGCACACGATCTCGATGAACGAGCCGATGACCCACCGCGGCTACACCTTCTACCAGATGCGCTACTCGCCGATCGTCGACCCCCGCACCCAGCAGCGGACCGGCCAGTTCCAGTCGGTCTTCCAGGTGGGGAGCAACCCGGGCCGGCCGATCATCTACGCCGGCAGCCTGCTCGTCGTGCTGGGGACCTTCCTGCAGTTCTACATGCGGGCGGGCCTGTTCACCGACGGCGGCCGGCGCGAGCGCGAGCAGGCCGCGAAGAAGGCCGGCCTGCCGACGCCCGTCGAGCCCGCCGGGCCGGCGAAGGCCGAAGAAGACATTTTGTGA
- a CDS encoding DUF4465 domain-containing protein, with protein sequence MKFRYSFLCTCLIVASLAASARAGDVVATFDDLTLAPNSFNQGPMPGAVESSGPWGPQFDGTFTSGGVGFGNTYESTFGSWGGFAYSNQADTTTAGFLNQFSSYAGGAHSGANFGVASGYDDSAGFDPTQADQLRGLPSFTLPVGAGIEGMFITNTTYAALTMLYGDAFTGRPFGGVNHDVADWFKVTAYGIDAQGDVLGGSAEIYLADNRQGQMLIADQWLYMDLSALAGATTLYFNVASSMTNAFGMSIPGAFAVDDARYRVGAAAAVPEPASLALAGSALILVGLAVRRRRAA encoded by the coding sequence ATGAAATTTCGATATTCGTTCCTCTGCACTTGCTTGATCGTCGCGAGCCTCGCCGCGAGCGCCAGGGCCGGCGACGTCGTCGCGACGTTCGACGACCTGACGCTGGCCCCGAACTCCTTCAACCAGGGCCCGATGCCCGGCGCCGTCGAGAGCTCCGGGCCGTGGGGGCCGCAATTCGACGGGACGTTCACGTCCGGCGGGGTCGGCTTCGGCAACACGTATGAGTCGACGTTCGGGAGCTGGGGCGGATTCGCCTACTCGAACCAGGCCGACACGACGACGGCCGGGTTCCTCAACCAGTTCTCCTCGTACGCCGGCGGGGCGCACTCGGGCGCGAACTTCGGCGTGGCGTCGGGGTACGACGACAGCGCCGGTTTCGACCCGACCCAGGCCGATCAGCTCCGGGGCCTCCCCTCGTTCACCTTGCCCGTCGGGGCCGGGATCGAAGGGATGTTCATCACGAACACGACCTACGCCGCACTCACGATGCTCTACGGCGACGCCTTCACCGGCAGGCCCTTCGGCGGCGTGAACCACGACGTCGCCGACTGGTTCAAGGTGACGGCCTACGGGATCGACGCCCAGGGCGACGTGCTCGGCGGCTCGGCCGAGATCTACCTGGCCGACAACCGCCAGGGCCAGATGCTCATCGCCGACCAGTGGCTGTACATGGACCTCTCCGCCCTCGCCGGCGCGACGACCCTGTACTTCAACGTGGCCAGCTCGATGACCAACGCCTTCGGCATGTCCATCCCCGGCGCCTTCGCCGTCGACGACGCCCGGTACCGCGTGGGCGCCGCCGCCGCCGTCCCCGAGCCCGCGAGCCTCGCCCTGGCCGGCTCCGCCCTCATCCTCGTCGGCCTGGCCGTCCGTCGCCGACGGGCCGCCTGA
- a CDS encoding DUF309 domain-containing protein, producing the protein MTETTRAYQEAEPPSSTYVPGSGVPHPGRSRTKGETPPTPPIAGDAWGDSPAYLRGVDLFNAGFYWEAHEAWEALWHAHGRRGPVALLLKGLIKMAAAGVKVRQGRPAGVRSHAARAAGHFTAVRAEVGPSLLGLDLDGWIDFARSVAGRPPETPDAPGGSAVVVFTRRLTPGGDSPASGATRPPAAGP; encoded by the coding sequence ATGACCGAGACGACCCGAGCATACCAGGAGGCCGAGCCGCCGTCGTCCACCTACGTCCCCGGGAGCGGCGTCCCGCATCCCGGGAGGTCGCGGACGAAGGGGGAGACGCCTCCGACGCCGCCGATCGCGGGCGACGCCTGGGGCGACTCGCCGGCCTACCTGCGCGGGGTCGACCTGTTCAACGCGGGGTTCTACTGGGAGGCCCACGAGGCCTGGGAGGCGCTCTGGCACGCGCACGGCCGCCGGGGCCCCGTCGCTCTCCTGCTCAAGGGGCTGATCAAGATGGCCGCGGCCGGGGTGAAGGTCCGCCAGGGGCGGCCGGCGGGGGTGCGGTCGCACGCGGCCCGCGCGGCGGGGCACTTCACCGCGGTCCGCGCCGAGGTCGGCCCGTCGCTGCTGGGGCTCGACCTCGACGGCTGGATCGACTTCGCCCGATCCGTGGCCGGGCGGCCCCCGGAGACGCCCGATGCGCCCGGGGGCTCGGCCGTGGTCGTCTTCACGCGACGGTTGACGCCGGGCGGAGATTCCCCAGCTTCCGGCGCCACGCGGCCCCCAGCGGCAGGGCCATGA
- a CDS encoding RNA polymerase sigma factor yields MIERATDAILLRRFAEGREEAAFAELVKRHGPHVRRVCRQFLRSEHDAEDVFQATFLLLSLRASDVAWRASIGGWVRDVARRLALHARSELARRGRRETPVSNLPPGWNFGDAGALPEPECPLSLFADEVERRDVRRAIDGAVDDLPGKYRDPVVLCYLQGKSNREAAVELGYPVGSISRRLVRARSLLRESLVGRGVTLGVLLALAAWIVSGPHRSVESPDRGINSRRPDLAINDKAEPASELRELLGALERKEWQGLDPARLDLGVEHAEESAERAPASVRESRRGFAAETRLAALDLADHRAEGAVAASRLLATCVRCHVALP; encoded by the coding sequence ATGATCGAGCGGGCCACGGACGCGATCTTGCTGAGACGGTTCGCCGAGGGGCGGGAGGAGGCCGCGTTCGCCGAACTGGTGAAGCGGCACGGCCCCCACGTCCGGCGCGTCTGCCGGCAATTCCTTCGGAGCGAGCACGACGCCGAGGACGTCTTCCAGGCGACGTTCCTGCTCCTGTCCCTGCGGGCTTCCGACGTGGCCTGGCGGGCCTCGATCGGCGGCTGGGTCCGGGACGTCGCCCGACGGCTGGCCCTCCATGCTCGCAGCGAACTTGCCCGCCGCGGCCGGCGCGAGACCCCCGTCTCCAACCTCCCGCCCGGCTGGAACTTCGGCGATGCGGGGGCGTTGCCCGAGCCCGAATGCCCGCTCTCGCTGTTCGCCGACGAGGTCGAGCGCCGTGACGTCCGGAGGGCGATCGACGGGGCCGTGGACGACCTGCCCGGGAAGTATCGCGACCCCGTGGTCCTCTGCTACCTCCAGGGCAAGAGCAACCGCGAGGCCGCCGTCGAGCTGGGCTATCCCGTGGGCTCGATCTCCCGCCGCCTGGTCCGCGCCCGCTCCCTGCTTCGCGAAAGCCTGGTCGGCCGGGGAGTGACGCTCGGCGTGCTGCTGGCCCTGGCGGCCTGGATCGTCTCGGGGCCGCACCGTTCGGTCGAATCCCCCGATCGGGGCATAAACTCCCGCCGGCCCGACCTCGCGATAAACGATAAAGCCGAACCGGCTTCCGAGCTTCGAGAACTCCTCGGCGCCCTGGAGCGTAAGGAATGGCAGGGCCTCGATCCTGCGCGACTCGACCTCGGGGTCGAGCACGCCGAGGAGTCTGCGGAGCGGGCTCCGGCCTCCGTCCGGGAATCTCGGCGCGGCTTCGCGGCCGAGACGAGGCTGGCGGCCCTCGACCTGGCCGACCATCGGGCCGAGGGCGCGGTCGCCGCGTCGCGGCTGCTCGCGACGTGCGTGCGTTGCCACGTCGCGCTCCCCTGA
- a CDS encoding cytochrome c biogenesis protein yields MRRYGRLLVGTGLCGLLVVTVAAVTPPGHEGAGPAKLGVGPAYDRIGRVAVMHNGRVKPLDTVAREEVKQVFGRETVKLLDDRNEVAETWTPVAAFVDWIVRPEFWDSQPFILVDYLPLKRKILLGPIRAKFAAIAARPETAAEDKQRLALLADVEELDAAAVLNFLKASKLEASDRKALEDVAAKLLEDHKWLSPDELDEAKIRHGDHDEAFMEWVAQLDEQKRKFDSSPTLAARLTEVEKRAIDVGHRLATYKAYSGEEMRSAGLVRIMPRPFGREALDFYKVVIPKARTAANLRDLSPIEFDALKALDTYWNDVPSDDRHDPGEDAAFDKKYAAWLAENSVWTPLKVLLKADPDALIKAGYPDKETRAFLDAYKAFEQAENAAPGTIAVEPAEALLASSRALGRAVNPTYYPTAEAIDRESRFNAINPFYQAPMAYGAALAMLAIALGFSGGRVAEMGTAGRAFHGLGMLALLGGIGLECYGFYLRIQISGWAPVTNMYETVIWVALVAAVLAFVFELVYRRTFTALAGSGVALLGTITAANVPLLDPSIKSLQPVLRSNLWLTIHVLTEVSSYAAFGLAWALGLIATVYYLTATYRRSPSYGELASPLVPGFPLFSVGVGGMAASYGAFGPNWTIGDPLFYVFSAMAAIGGMISLGTVFALAGESVNRLTSRGIDDAGTPESEAARIAAADRPKTRPTVEEIKAMAAPATLDARGKAMQETAAMVKPLSNFIYRAMQVGVLLIAAGTILGGVWADYSWGRFWGWDPKEVWALITLLVYLVPLHGRFAGWVSTFGLVFASVGCFLSVVMAWYGVNFVLGVGLHSYGFVEGGSQGVMGVILCSIMALPLGAAWRRKLGNLRPASTVA; encoded by the coding sequence ATGAGACGATACGGCCGATTGCTTGTGGGAACGGGCCTCTGCGGCCTGCTGGTCGTGACGGTCGCCGCCGTAACGCCCCCGGGTCACGAGGGCGCGGGGCCCGCCAAGCTCGGGGTCGGGCCGGCGTACGACCGGATCGGCCGGGTGGCCGTCATGCACAACGGCCGCGTCAAGCCGCTGGACACCGTGGCCCGCGAGGAGGTCAAGCAGGTCTTCGGCCGCGAGACGGTCAAGCTGCTGGACGACCGCAACGAGGTCGCCGAGACCTGGACCCCCGTCGCCGCCTTCGTCGACTGGATCGTCCGCCCCGAGTTCTGGGACTCGCAGCCGTTCATCCTGGTCGACTACCTGCCGCTCAAGCGGAAGATCCTGCTCGGCCCCATCCGCGCCAAGTTCGCCGCGATCGCCGCCCGGCCCGAGACCGCGGCCGAGGACAAGCAGCGCCTGGCCCTGCTCGCCGACGTGGAAGAGCTGGACGCCGCGGCGGTGCTGAACTTCCTCAAGGCGTCGAAGCTGGAGGCGAGCGACCGCAAGGCGCTCGAGGACGTGGCGGCCAAGCTCCTGGAAGACCACAAGTGGCTGTCGCCCGACGAGCTGGACGAGGCCAAGATCCGCCACGGCGACCACGACGAAGCGTTTATGGAGTGGGTGGCGCAGCTCGACGAGCAGAAGCGCAAGTTCGACTCCAGCCCCACCCTCGCGGCGCGGCTGACCGAGGTCGAGAAGCGGGCCATCGACGTCGGCCATCGGCTGGCGACTTACAAGGCGTACTCCGGTGAGGAGATGCGGTCGGCCGGCCTGGTCCGGATCATGCCCCGCCCCTTCGGCCGCGAGGCGCTCGACTTCTACAAGGTCGTCATCCCCAAGGCGCGCACGGCCGCCAACCTCCGCGACCTCTCGCCGATCGAGTTCGACGCGCTCAAGGCGCTCGACACCTACTGGAACGACGTCCCCAGCGACGACCGCCACGACCCGGGCGAGGACGCCGCCTTCGACAAGAAGTACGCCGCCTGGCTCGCCGAGAACTCGGTCTGGACGCCGCTGAAGGTCCTGCTCAAGGCCGACCCCGACGCCCTGATCAAGGCCGGCTACCCCGACAAGGAGACGCGCGCCTTCCTCGACGCCTACAAGGCGTTCGAGCAGGCCGAGAACGCCGCGCCGGGGACCATCGCCGTCGAGCCGGCCGAGGCCTTGCTCGCCAGCTCGCGGGCCCTGGGGCGGGCGGTGAATCCGACCTACTACCCCACCGCCGAGGCCATCGACCGCGAGTCGCGGTTCAACGCCATCAACCCGTTCTACCAGGCCCCGATGGCTTACGGCGCGGCCCTGGCCATGCTGGCGATCGCCCTGGGCTTCTCGGGCGGACGCGTCGCCGAGATGGGGACGGCGGGCCGGGCCTTCCACGGCCTGGGGATGCTCGCCCTGCTGGGCGGCATCGGCCTGGAGTGCTACGGCTTCTACCTGCGGATCCAGATCTCGGGTTGGGCGCCGGTCACGAATATGTACGAGACGGTCATCTGGGTCGCCCTCGTCGCGGCCGTGCTGGCCTTCGTCTTCGAGCTGGTCTACCGCCGCACCTTCACCGCCCTGGCGGGGTCGGGCGTCGCGCTCCTGGGGACGATCACCGCGGCCAACGTGCCGCTGCTGGACCCCAGCATCAAGAGCCTCCAGCCGGTGCTGCGGAGCAACCTCTGGCTGACGATCCACGTGCTGACCGAGGTCTCCAGCTACGCCGCGTTCGGCCTGGCCTGGGCGCTCGGGCTGATCGCCACCGTGTACTACCTGACCGCCACCTACCGCCGATCGCCCTCGTACGGCGAGCTGGCCTCGCCGCTCGTCCCGGGCTTTCCGCTCTTCTCGGTGGGCGTGGGGGGCATGGCGGCGTCGTACGGGGCGTTCGGCCCCAACTGGACGATCGGCGACCCGCTCTTCTACGTCTTCTCGGCCATGGCGGCGATCGGCGGGATGATCTCGCTGGGGACCGTGTTCGCCCTGGCCGGCGAGTCCGTCAACCGCCTGACCTCGCGGGGGATCGACGACGCGGGCACGCCGGAATCCGAAGCCGCCCGGATCGCCGCGGCCGACAGGCCCAAGACCCGGCCGACGGTCGAGGAGATCAAGGCGATGGCCGCCCCCGCGACGCTCGACGCCCGTGGCAAGGCCATGCAGGAGACGGCGGCGATGGTCAAGCCGCTCTCGAACTTCATCTACCGCGCCATGCAGGTGGGCGTCCTCCTGATCGCCGCCGGCACGATCCTGGGCGGCGTCTGGGCCGACTACTCGTGGGGGCGATTCTGGGGCTGGGATCCGAAGGAAGTCTGGGCGCTCATCACGCTGCTGGTCTACCTCGTCCCGCTGCACGGCCGGTTCGCCGGCTGGGTGAGCACGTTCGGCCTCGTCTTCGCCTCGGTCGGCTGCTTCCTGTCGGTCGTCATGGCCTGGTACGGCGTCAACTTCGTGCTGGGCGTGGGCCTGCACAGCTACGGCTTCGTCGAGGGCGGCTCGCAGGGCGTGATGGGCGTGATCCTCTGCTCGATCATGGCCCTGCCGCTGGGGGCCGCGTGGCGCCGGAAGCTGGGGAATCTCCGCCCGGCGTCAACCGTCGCGTGA
- a CDS encoding DUF72 domain-containing protein: MELHVGTSGYSYKEWKGGFYPSKLPASGMLRYYGERFGAVEINGTFRVLPAVATVQRWADAVPADFRFVLKAPQRITHTRRLKDCGEPLAQTLEVAGALKERLGPLLFQLPPNMKKDAPRLQAFLGLLPASIRSAFEFRHASWFDDEVFGLLREHNSSLCLADADCELDVPFVPTADWGYLRLRRFDYSDAELAAWVQRVAGQAWREVFVFFKHEDEGKGPRMAARYRELAAAL, translated from the coding sequence ATGGAACTCCACGTCGGCACGAGCGGCTACTCCTACAAGGAGTGGAAGGGCGGCTTCTACCCGAGCAAGCTGCCGGCGTCGGGGATGCTCCGTTACTACGGCGAGCGTTTCGGCGCGGTCGAGATCAACGGCACGTTCCGCGTCCTCCCCGCCGTCGCGACCGTGCAGCGGTGGGCGGACGCGGTGCCGGCCGACTTCCGCTTCGTGCTCAAGGCCCCGCAGCGGATCACGCACACGCGGAGGCTGAAGGACTGCGGCGAGCCGTTGGCGCAGACGCTCGAAGTCGCCGGGGCCCTGAAAGAGCGCCTGGGACCGCTGCTGTTCCAGCTCCCGCCGAACATGAAGAAGGACGCGCCTCGGCTGCAGGCGTTCCTCGGCCTGCTCCCCGCCTCGATCCGCTCGGCGTTCGAGTTCCGCCACGCCTCTTGGTTCGACGACGAGGTCTTCGGGCTGCTCCGCGAGCACAATTCGTCTCTCTGCCTGGCCGACGCCGACTGCGAGCTGGACGTCCCGTTCGTGCCCACGGCGGACTGGGGCTACCTGCGGCTGCGGCGCTTCGACTACAGCGACGCGGAGCTTGCGGCCTGGGTGCAACGCGTGGCCGGACAAGCCTGGCGGGAGGTTTTCGTCTTCTTCAAGCACGAGGACGAAGGCAAGGGGCCGCGGATGGCCGCCCGCTATCGCGAGCTGGCGGCGGCCCTGTAG